A window of the Henckelia pumila isolate YLH828 chromosome 3, ASM3356847v2, whole genome shotgun sequence genome harbors these coding sequences:
- the LOC140891151 gene encoding uncharacterized protein, whose translation MADQSPDHMDSTSSEEESLRTKIRPFGGKFLPYSHKISAYITKKFAELQCLQGHSWKYVDKETRDLYWKSFKEKYYWDTLLDADVKKTWNALVADLYKKTLCNWRKKPQPPQGVDPDVWEHWQTVWSTPEWKQKSVCGKRNRCSEPAGLGTGLSKHIGGSRSYVEHAMQLRADLEHKGMCWELFKKTHEKKDGTFVDARSQAINEKMNAKFVEASQLTNEDGLPQIPTGEAIDNMYMEVVGGVTKKRLYGIGSQAYVTFPEAMSGHAGRAASRSSSTAIADATARADTAVAHAAVATAEAALATAEVAVVNARCEALTKDNEALHQELDVLRQQAQEKAIRFTGDEAQATTTRADITRMQSEQTAFALQVAKEKTGVIETRCACHDLETRISRLEEMVGSLVSALRHRKVGKSSQKKKRKRYIEETCTHERTDEGVGSSGNDEIDRGNETEAPVYTQF comes from the exons ATGGCCGATCAATCACCCGATCATATGGACTCAACATCTTCGGAGGAAGAGTCGCTGAGAACCAAGATTCGTCCTTTTGGAGGGAA GTTTCTTCCGTATAGCCATAAGATCTCTGCCTACATCACCAAGAAATTTGCAGAGTTGCAATGTTTGCAGGGACATAGTTGGAAGTATGTTGACAAGGAGACAAGGGACCTCTATTGGAAGTCGTTCAAG GAAAAATATTATTGGGATACACTACTGGACGCGGACGTTAAGAAAACTTGGAATGCACTCGTTGCAGATCTATACAAGAAAACATTGTGTAATTGGCGCAAGAAGCCTCAACCTCCACAAGGGGTAGATCCCGATGTGTGGGAACACTGGCAGACTGTTTGGAGCACACCTGAATGGAAGCAAAAATCAGTGTGTGGCAAACGGAACAGGTGTAGTGAGCCAGCTGGTCTAGGTACTGGTCTTTCTAAGCACATCGGTGGATCTCGCTCATATGTGGAGCATGCAATGCAACTG AGGGCAGATTTGGAACATAAGGGCATGTGCTGGGAGCTTTTCAAGAAAACACATGAGAAGAAGGATGGAACATTTGTTGATGCTAGATCGCAAGCCATAAAT GAGAAGATGAATGCGAAATTTGTTGAGGCTTCACAATTGACCAATGAGGATGGGCTGCCACAGATCCCAACTGGTGAGGCCATCGATAATATGTATATGGAGGTGGTTGGTGGGGTGACAAAGAAGCGGTTATATGGCATCGGTTCTCAGGCATATGTTACTTTCCCGGAGGCTATGTCAGGTCATGCCGGTCGGGCTGCAAGCAGAAGCTCATCTACTGCTATTGCTGATGCCACCGCTCGTGCTGATACAGCCGTTGCTCATGCTGCTGTTGCCACTGCCGAGGCTGCTCTTGCAACCGCGGAGGTTGCTGTTGTCAATGCAAGATGTGAGGCACTGACAAAGGATAACGAAGCACTGCACCAGGAGCTCGATGTTCTACGACAGCAG GCACAGGAGAAGGCGATTCGTTTCACCGGAGATGAGGCGCAGGCAACAACTACGAGGGCAGATATCACCAGAATGCAGTCGGAGCAGACTGCTTTTGCGCTACAGGTTGCCAAAGAAAAAACTGGAGTTATTGAAACAAGGTGTGCATGCCATGATCTGGAAACCCGAATTTCGCGGTTGGAGGAAATGGTGGGTTCCTTGGTGTCTGCGCTTCGACATAGGAAGGTCGGGAAGTCCTCACAGAAGAAGAAACGCAAGAGATACATTGAGGAGACTTGTACTCATGAACGCACCGACGAAGGAGTTGGCAGCAGCGGCAACGATGAAATTGATAGAGGGAACGAGACAGAGGCGCCTGTTTACACTCAATTTTGA
- the LOC140888318 gene encoding uncharacterized protein translates to MKDFSLFLLKNALGAKMKKGFRNFCNSDISTSTLDQNKAAALVNSDPSPRENHPTLEEMILKLEMEERIMGTRKPKDIAGEVVVQHRMSCVNSSDILRSARNALDQYPRFSLDGKDSMYRCSFTRSDHKMLMQQPAAGGGREGTHVVWCNPGVVAKLMGLDAIPVPVNTRNIIRREKLISAMMKRQKLKRMAAHDHHHQSSSRKHDCLEIEKEIRDGFRCR, encoded by the coding sequence ATGAAGGACTTCTCTCTGTTTCTGCTGAAAAACGCTCTCGGAGCAAAGATGAAAAAGGGGTTCAGAAACTTTTGCAACAGTGACATCTCAACATCCACACTAGACCAGAACAAAGCCGCGGCACTCGTTAACTCTGATCCGTCGCCCCGCGAAAACCATCCGACGCTGGAGGAGATGATACTGAAGCTAGAGATGGAGGAGAGAATAATGGGTACTAGGAAACCCAAGGATATTGCAGGGGAAGTGGTGGTTCAGCACAGAATGTCGTGCGTAAACAGCTCCGATATCCTGAGAAGCGCCAGGAACGCCCTGGATCAGTATCCGCGGTTTTCGCTGGACGGGAAGGACTCCATGTATCGGTGTTCGTTCACGAGAAGTGATCATAAGATGTTAATGCAGCAGCCTGCTGCAGGTGGCGGCCGGGAGGGTACTCATGTTGTTTGGTGCAATCCCGGGGTTGTGGCCAAACTCATGGGACTCGATGCGATTCCGGTTCCGGTCAACACCAGGAATATTATTCGGAGAGAAAAACTGATCAGCGCCATGATGAAGAGGCAGAAACTTAAAAGAATGGCAGCTCATgatcatcatcatcaaagcaGCAGCAGGAAACATGATTGCTTAGAGATCGAAAAGGAGATTCGCGACGGCTTCAGGTGCAGATAA
- the LOC140888319 gene encoding co-chaperone protein p23-2-like gives MNRQPEVLWAHRSDKVYLTVSLPDVKDVSVKCEPEGVFCFSAVGVNGEPFLVTLRLYDNINPQGCKTKIGLRNILCSVQKEQKGWWKRLLKSEKKPPPYIKVDWNRWCDEDDEDSESNLASDEDNAYDGENDESSNDEGMLCKSIIFCAPPI, from the exons ATGAA CAGGCAGCCGGAGGTTTTGTGGGCACATCGATCGGACAAAGTATACCTGACCGTGTCACTACCCGACGTTAAGGATGTTTCTGTCAAATGTGAACCTGAAGGCGTCTTTTGTTTCTCTGCGGTTGGCGTCAATGGCGAGCCCTTCCTCGTCACTCTCCGACTTTATGATAATATTAACCCTCAG GGATGTAAGACAAAAATTGGTTTGAGGAATATTCTATGCTCTGTTCAGAAAGAGCAAAAAGGGTGGTGGAAAAGACTGTTAAAATCCGAAAAAAAGCCACCTCCTTACATCAAAGTTGACTGGAATAGATGGTGTGATGAGGATGATGAGGATTCAGAGT CAAATCTGGCTTCTGATGAAGACAATGCG TATGACGGTGAAAATGATGAGAGCAGCAATGATGAAGGAATGCTTTGTAAGTCCATAATTTTTTGTGCGCCGCCGATTTGA